The Rattus rattus isolate New Zealand chromosome X, Rrattus_CSIRO_v1, whole genome shotgun sequence genome has a window encoding:
- the Gpr82 gene encoding LOW QUALITY PROTEIN: probable G-protein coupled receptor 82 (The sequence of the model RefSeq protein was modified relative to this genomic sequence to represent the inferred CDS: deleted 1 base in 1 codon): protein MNNNSTCIQPSVISTTALPITYIFLCIVGLFGNSVAQWVFLTKIGKKTSTHIYLANLVTANLLVCTAMPFMGAYFLRGFYWKYQSVQCRLVNFLGTLSLHVSMFVSLIILSWIAISRYATLMKKESMQEATSCYERIFYGHLLKRFRQPKFARTTCIYIWGVVLVVIIPVILYYSVVEATEDGESHCYNRRMELGASPSQIAGLIGTTFIGFSFLVVVTSYYSFVSHLRRVRTCTSITERDLTYRSVKRHLLIIQVLLVVCFLPYSIFKPIFYVLHQKEEDCQQLNYLIEAKNILTCLASARSSTDPIIFLLLDKTFKKTLYDLITKS from the exons atgaataataacTCGACATGCATTCAACCATCCGTGATTTCTACCACAGCTTTACCAATCACTTACATCTTTTTATGTATTGTTGGtctctttggaaactcagttgctCAGTGGgtatttttaacaaaaataggtaagaaaacatcaacacataTCTACTTGGCCAATCTTGTAACTGCAAACTTACTTGTATGTACTGCTATGCCTTTCATGGGTGCATATTTCTTGAGGGGTTTTTATTGGAAATATCAGTCTGTACAATGCAGACTGGTCAATTTTTTGGGAACTCTATCCCTGCATGTAAGTATGTTTGTCAGCCTCATAATTTTAAGCTGGATTGCCATAAGCCGCTATGCTACTTTAATGAAAAAGGAGTCCATGCAAGAGGCCACCTCATGCTATGAGAGAATATTTTATGGTCATTTACTGAAAAGATTTCGCCAGCCCAAGTTTGCCAGAACAACGTGTATTTACATATGGGGAGTTGTGCTTGTCGTAATCATTCCAGTTATCCTATACTACTCAGTGGTT GAGGctacagaagatggagagagccaTTGCTACAATCGGCGGATGGAACTGGGAGCCAGTCCTTCTCAGATTGCGGGTCTCATTGGAACCACATTTATTGGATTCTCATTTTTAGTAGTAGTAACATCATACTATTCTTTTGTTAGCCATCTGAGAAGAGTAAGAACCTGTACCTCCATTACCGAGAGAGATTTGACCTACAGATCTGTGAAAAGACACCTTTTGATCATCCAGGTCCTCCTAGTAGTTTGCTTTCTTCCATACAGTATTTTTAAACCCATTTTTTATGTTCTGCACCAGAAGGAAGAAGACTGTCAGCAGCTGAATTATTTAATAGAAGCAAAAAATATCCTCACATGTCTTGCATCTGCCAGAAGTAGTACAGACcccattatatttcttttattagataaaaCATTCAAGAAGACGCTATATGATCTCATTACAAAATCTTAA